The proteins below come from a single Papaver somniferum cultivar HN1 chromosome 11, ASM357369v1, whole genome shotgun sequence genomic window:
- the LOC113324396 gene encoding pentatricopeptide repeat-containing protein At5g59600-like: MPVNRLETLLHCCIKSKVLKPAKQIHSQLLATGIEMEYGYLSSKLVGVYAGCGDVSSAAKVFESIKKPSVFAWNWMISASTFQGDCENALKYFCQMQKAQGFSNKYTFSCVLKACVGLMDIRKGRELHCMVIKTGFGYEVSVMNSLIDMYSKCGKLEFARKLFDEMRDKNVATWTLMICGYSHKRELEKSLELFEQMKLRGFEPNEFTWNAVITGFSQNEYCDKAFERFCKMKAGGIAPDLVTWNAMISGFTRNHQSEVALMLFRDMLILGPHPNSVTIAGLLPACGFIGSLHAGKAIHGLILRRKLGMNIFMVTALINMYSKCGSVNYALNVFDRTPKSDVAAWNAMIGCYGKHGMVPAAIKLFERMQEENVQPNQVTFTSVLSACSHGGRSGRLTEAYQLVKGMGEEINESIIGAFLNGCRIYGRSDLAMGMAEEILGMDLKKPGGFVNFV; this comes from the exons CAGTTATTAGCTACTGGAATTGAAATGGAATATGGGTATTTGAGTTCGAAGCTGGTAGGAGTTTATGCTGGTTGCGGGGATGTCAGTTCTGCGGCGAAAGTGTTTGAGTCGATAAAGAAACCAAGTGTTTTTGCGTGGAATTGGATGATTTCAGCTTCAACTTTTCAAGGAGACTGTGAAAATGCCTTAAAGTACTTCTGTCAGATGCAAAAAGCTCAAGGTTTTTCAAATAAGTATACATTTTCTTGTGTTCTAAAAGCTTGTGTAGGTTTAATGGATATAAGGAAAGGAAGGGAACTTCATTGCATGGTAATTAAAACTGGGTTTGGTTACGAGGTGTCAGTGATGAATTCACTGATAGATATGTACAGTAAATGCGGGAAACTAGAATTTGCTCGCAAGTTGTTTGACGAAATGAGGGACAAAAATGTTGCTACTTGGACGTTGATGATTTGTGGGTATTCTCATAAAAGAGAACTTGAAAAATCTTTAGAACTTTTCGAGCAAATGAAGCTGCGAGGATTTGAGCCAAATGAGTTCACCTGGAATGCAGTGATAACAGGTTTTTCCCAAAATGAGTACTGTGATAAAGCATTTGAACGCTTCTGTAAAATGAAAGCCGGAGGAATAGCCCCAGACTTGGTTACTTGGAATGCGATGATTTCAGGTTTTACCCGTAACCATCAAAGTGAAGTAGCTTTGATGTTATTCAGAGACATGCTGATTTTAGGACCTCATCCAAATTCAGTCACCATTGCTGGGCTTCTACCTGCATGCGGCTTTATAGGCTCGCTACATGCAGGAAAAGCAATACATGGCTTGATCCTCAgaaggaaacttggtatgaataTCTTTATGGTTACAGCTCTTATCAACATGTATTCTAAGTGTGGAAGTGTGAATTATGCCTTGAACGTGTTTGATCGGACACCAAAGAGTGATGTCGCAGCCTGGAATGCCATGATTGGGTGTTACGGAAAGCATGGAATGGTTCCAGCTGCAATCAAATTGTTTGAGAGAATGCAGGAAGAAAATGTGCAGCCAAACCAAGTCACGTTTACTAGTGTTCTTTCTGCTTGCAGCCATGGCG GCCGTTCAGGGAGACTAACAGAAGCATATCAACTGGTGAAGGGAATGGGTGAAGAGATAAATGAGTCTATTATCGGAGCTTTCCTAAACGGATGCAGAATCTATGGAAGAAGTGATTTAGCTATGGGAATGGCAGAAGAAATTCTTGGGATGGATTTGAAAAAACCAGGAGGCTTTGTGAACTTTGTCTAA